From Deinococcus sp. KSM4-11, a single genomic window includes:
- a CDS encoding diguanylate cyclase domain-containing protein has product MSPDPADVADVASLSLVLQHAPVILFATDLDGRITLSTGQGLHALGIRPHEMVGQNIRSRTAPWGDVGSLIDRAFDGGVVSGTYMRADRHYQLVIQPLLRPDGQQIGITGVAIDITPQVQATRQAEALLRLSEMLDEAHSRPTLRETLSAALKTLADFMPLDFLILWAPQDGEYRATAWYGPLPEAVSAYARQGVATASALRWTRTAGGTYLTDEEVPPALRALGVTGIAVLPLPGGVADTPTLLCAYRLQEGPPWTLQEQTLLQAAVRSIAVLQARRQHLHDLEEAALTDPLTRLPNRRAFDQDLADALSRPERQQGPLGLLITDIDGLKAVNDTQGHERGDELLRTFAAALRAVLREGDRCYRLGGDEFAVLLPAVGEDSIPTLLTRLERTLELLRYEGFPDVRASGGGAVFPDEASTGSALLHLADQRMYHVKATRQERTGRTGTRKPG; this is encoded by the coding sequence ATGTCCCCCGATCCGGCGGATGTGGCTGACGTGGCGTCCCTGAGCCTGGTCTTGCAGCACGCCCCGGTCATCCTGTTCGCCACGGATCTCGATGGACGCATCACCCTGTCCACCGGGCAGGGCCTTCACGCCCTGGGCATCCGCCCGCATGAAATGGTCGGGCAGAACATCCGCAGTCGCACGGCACCATGGGGTGACGTCGGCAGCCTGATCGATCGGGCCTTCGACGGTGGCGTCGTGTCGGGCACGTACATGCGCGCGGATCGGCACTATCAACTGGTGATCCAGCCCCTCCTCCGACCGGACGGGCAGCAGATTGGGATCACCGGCGTCGCCATCGACATCACGCCGCAGGTGCAGGCCACCCGGCAGGCCGAGGCGCTGCTGCGGCTGTCCGAGATGCTGGACGAAGCCCACTCGCGGCCCACCCTGCGCGAGACCCTGAGCGCCGCCCTGAAGACCCTCGCGGACTTCATGCCGCTCGACTTCCTGATCCTCTGGGCTCCCCAAGACGGCGAGTACCGGGCCACCGCGTGGTATGGCCCTCTCCCGGAGGCCGTCAGCGCGTACGCCCGGCAGGGCGTGGCCACTGCCTCCGCCCTGCGGTGGACACGCACGGCAGGCGGCACGTACCTGACAGATGAGGAGGTGCCGCCAGCGCTCCGTGCGCTGGGCGTCACCGGTATCGCGGTGCTGCCGCTGCCTGGTGGAGTGGCCGACACGCCGACCCTGCTGTGCGCGTACCGCCTTCAGGAGGGGCCGCCCTGGACGCTCCAGGAGCAGACCCTGTTGCAGGCGGCCGTCCGCAGCATCGCGGTGCTACAGGCGCGGCGCCAGCACCTCCATGACCTTGAGGAGGCGGCGCTGACCGATCCCCTGACCCGGCTCCCCAACCGCCGCGCGTTCGACCAGGACCTTGCTGATGCGCTCAGCCGCCCGGAGCGGCAGCAGGGGCCGCTGGGCCTGCTGATCACCGACATCGACGGCCTGAAGGCCGTGAACGACACGCAGGGGCATGAGCGCGGCGATGAGCTGCTCCGCACCTTCGCCGCCGCGCTGCGGGCCGTGCTGCGGGAGGGTGACCGCTGCTACCGGTTGGGGGGAGACGAATTTGCAGTTCTGCTGCCCGCCGTGGGCGAGGACAGCATCCCGACGCTCCTCACGCGGCTGGAACGGACGCTGGAACTGCTGAGGTACGAGGGGTTCCCCGATGTCCGGGCCAGCGGCGGCGGCGCCGTATTCCCGGACGAAGCGTCCACCGGCAGCGCCCTGCTCCATCTCGCCGACCAGCGGATGTACCACGTCAAGGCCACGCGTCAGGAACGGACGGGCCGGACAGGAACCCGCAAACCTGGGTAG